A stretch of DNA from Takifugu flavidus isolate HTHZ2018 chromosome 13, ASM371156v2, whole genome shotgun sequence:
tttTGATAGTTTTCACATGTGCATCCCCAGAATAAACCTGTAAAAAATCAGGTCCAAGAGGACTTTCTCCCTGCAAGAGCGATTTTttacttcttttctttttgcatcaCTGCACATTTATGCTCTGCCTCCCACAGGTCCAGACGAACGCATTCACGGTGATTTTCGACGAGCACTACACCATCCCTATGGACCTGTCCGCTCTGGAGGAGTACACTTTGCGTTTTGCTGCTTTTGGCATTGACGCCGATGAGAGAAATATAAGCGCTGGGATAGCAGATCTCAAGCTGTCAGATCTGGATCTGACCGTCAGACCTTTCAATGCCTGGCTTTACCTTCAGGACGTTAACAAAGTGAGTGCAGCCATGTGACAACGGTTGACGTTTTAAGAAAGTAAGAAAATGCTCCATTTTAGTTGCATGACATGCAATAATGTTGTGCTCCCTCTGCTGGATATTCTTTAGAACTGCACCCCATGtgtattaaaaaagaaaaaatcttttcAGCTGCACTAAAGAgcaataaaaagaaacctgTCCACATTTATAGACCTGTGTGGGTGGCTATTTACTTTGTGGAAACGTCAGAGCTTCACCCAGGCGGTTGTCTGATTGCAGGCCGTGGATGCGGTTGGAGAAATCTTGTTGTCTCTCAGCTATCTGCCAACAGCCGAGCGTCTCACTGTGGTTGTGGCCAAGTGCAAGAACCTGGTGTGGACAGACAGCAAGACGACGGCAGGTTAGACACGTCTATAATCGGGACCAACGTGCTGATTGGTTGATTATGAAAAACGTCCGATCACGCTGTGCTTGCACTACTGGAACTttgattgtgttttcttttccttgtgtgtgtaaaatgtgcacattttcgTATCGTTTTTGTCACTCGCGCGTCCTCCCAGACCCCTTCGTCAAGGTGTATCTCCTACAAGACGGCAAGAAGATCAGCAAGAAGAAGACGTCCACCAAAAGGGATGACACCAACCCCATTTTCAACGAAGCCATGATCTTCTCTGTCCCATCCAACGTTCTGCAGGTAAGAACGTTCTGCACATGACATCACATCAGCTGGTATAATTCCTTAAGTGGGGGGATCGTGCGTGTGAAAAAGACAGTGATCCCGACAGAGCAACCGTGccatgtgtctgcaggaacTCTCCCTGAGGGTAACAGTGGCGGAGACCACAGAAGACGGCCGCGGCGAGAACCTCGGTCACGTGATCATCGGCCCAGAGGCCAGTGGGATGGGGATCACTCACTGGAACCAGATGCTGGCCACTCTGAGGAAGCCTGTGTCCATGTGGCACCCACTGCGCAGGATCTAGTCCTTCTTTCCCCCAGTCGAGTAAATAAAACACTGTGCTCTTCATGTTCCTTTCCCCTTTGCCCCTGCGGCGCAGCTCTTTCACTCAGATCAGAAGTTTTGGCTCATGCCATCTCTTCATGCCAGGGGGAGGAATCTAAAAAGCCAGTGTCAAACAGAAGCTGGGAGCGACTGGATCGCCCCTCGGCTTTCATTCTTGTGCCTGTTGCAGGCTAGATTGTGAACGTGGATCTCACCTAGGTAATAAATCACAAAGAGATGGAGTCCTTATTCCCTCCTCGTTATCGTGCAACTTTCTGTACTCACGTTAATTTATAGCAAACAATCTTGTCACTGTTGTCTAATTGTGATGTTTTGCATTCTCAGCAGCCTGCGGACGTCTCGGTGCCACTGTAGATCATCTCAGATTAGTCGCCCAAAGTAACCTAAAGCGTTTTAAGACAACaatttttaactttaactcAAATCTGAAATGGcgacaggaagagagacaccTTTGCAAAGTTGTAGTTTGCATTTTAGGTGAGACTTAACTAACAAAAGCAGCTCATTCTTGACCCCTTCTAACCCCCCCCTGCATGGAGACCGACTGATTGAATGGATGATATTCTCCACCTTCAGGACAAAACTCTTTTGTCGTTCGTGCCACTCGTGGATCTTGCGCACTCCATCCATTTTGTAGCTCTCTTAAAGCTAACTTGAATTCGCTCTCTTGGATTTGCTTGTGTGTAACGATAAGGCGGGAAAATACTagtttttctttgaatttaatGTGCTTTtggagaaacaaaacaaaaaaaaacacatccagGTACTCTTATCCAGGTGAAATAAACGTAATTTGTAGCAGTTGTTACAGGGTGGCAAAACCAATTGTAGTTAGCATAAATGTCATTATTGTTCTATTTTTACCATGAATGTAACATGTGATCAATCGATCGTGTAACTTTTGGTATTACTCCTGTTCATCAGCACCTTTTCGTTTCAATTCCGGGTGCAAATAGGATTTTATTATCCGTGTTATTACACTTTTACAACGTACGCTTTTGTTTGTACAACACCAATAGTTTTCCTGATCCGAAAAATCACTTTAAAACCAGTTATTGTTATGATGTGTTTTCCGAGTGTGAAGTCTCTTGTGAGGTAAACGCTCATGAAAACTTCGAACGCATCATGAGATTTATAATCAAACGTGTAATTCATCTGTGGTTAATCTACAATATTACCTCCTGTGCCAAATAATGAAGcaatattttcatttccaaT
This window harbors:
- the syt12 gene encoding synaptotagmin-12, which encodes MSSPQSGDISGYHLSVVRNPPGWEVGIYLAGFFVLLAVAGLNIWKLWKSGTFPTPSPFPNFDYRYLQEKYGTSFSEVRQKRVAANNHRRTSATSSRKPSLALCDTPDAFRDLGHLELMSRELDPTGMAQLNRSISTDSLSSISSIANNFGHDFTVGQLEVTLEFEPSRHPNQGTGLLHMTLHQGKDLLEKEEGDFPGCFIRVSLGPEEINIGVTRVQTNAFTVIFDEHYTIPMDLSALEEYTLRFAAFGIDADERNISAGIADLKLSDLDLTVRPFNAWLYLQDVNKAVDAVGEILLSLSYLPTAERLTVVVAKCKNLVWTDSKTTADPFVKVYLLQDGKKISKKKTSTKRDDTNPIFNEAMIFSVPSNVLQELSLRVTVAETTEDGRGENLGHVIIGPEASGMGITHWNQMLATLRKPVSMWHPLRRI